In a single window of the Zea mays cultivar B73 chromosome 5, Zm-B73-REFERENCE-NAM-5.0, whole genome shotgun sequence genome:
- the LOC103627907 gene encoding pentatricopeptide repeat-containing protein At5g38730 codes for MAPSLADLSRELCAAVVKSTFRPHLSLLAASPSLLTAVLHRLSPLPSAALAFFRALPPPHPLDASLAVLRLLAPHPRHHTAARALLRDLSLRHPLSSPLLLPSLLAGPHVPSWLVLVLAQSARPHDAVRVFDHMRARGLAPDAHACTALLTALARARMTATARRVFDEMARAGLAATTHVYNAMLHVCLKAGDAAQAEAIVTRMDAAGVTLDRFSYNTVIALYCRKGMGYEAMCARDRMDKEGIRPDTVTWNSSIHGLCKEGRVKEAAQLFTEMVAAQATPDNVTYTTLIDGYCRAGNVEEAVKLRGRMEAAGMLPGVATYNAILRKLCEDGNMKEVHRLLHEMDGRKVQADHVTCNTLINAYCKRGDMTSACKVKKKMMESGLQLNHFTYKALIHGFCKARELDGAKEAFFQMVDAGFSPNYSVFSWLVDGFCKKNNADAVLAIPDELMKRGLPPDKAVYRSLIRRLCRKGLVDQAQRVFDQMQSKGLVGDSLVYATLAYTYLTKGNPTAALNTLDGMTKNQLYITPQIYNCLCTSYADEKETLNMLWVRAIERGLIKKSVYKLMHEARLESTKLTVETG; via the exons ATGGCGCCATCCCTTGCCGACCTCTCCCGAGAGCTCTGCGCAGCCGTCGTCAAATCCACCTTCCGCCCCCACCTCTCCCTCCTCGCCGCCTCGCCATCCCTTCTCACCGCCGTCCTCCACCGCCTCTCCCCGCTCCCCTCCGCTGCGCTCGCCTTCTTCCGCGCGCTGCCTCCGCCGCACCCGCTGGACGCCTCGCTCGCCGTCCTCCGCCTCCTGGCGCCGCACCCGCGCCACCACACCGCCGCGCGGGCCCTCCTCCGGGACCTCTCCCTTCGCCACCCGCTCTCCTCCCCGctcctcctcccctccctcctcgccGGCCCCCACGTCCCCAGCtggctcgtcctcgtcctcgcccagTCAGCGCGCCCCCACGACGCCGTACGGGTGTTCGACCACATGCGCGCGCGCGGCCTCGCCCCCGACGCCCACGCCTGCACCGCGCTCCTCACAGCGCTCGCCAGGGCCCGGATGACGGCCACCGCGCGCAGGGTGTTCGACGAAATGGCCAGGGCGGGGCTCGCCGCCACCACGCACGTCTACAACGCCATGCTGCACGTGTGCCTCAAGGCCGGGGACGCCGCGCAAGCCGAGGCGATCGTCACCAGGATGGACGCGGCCGGCGTGACCTTGGACCGATTCTCCTATAACACCGTCATCGCCCTCTACTGCCGGAAGGGGATGGGGTACGAGGCCATGTGTGCGCGGGACCGCATGGACAAGGAGGGGATACGGCCGGACACTGTCACATGGAACTCCTCCATCCATGGCCTGTGCAAGGAAGGCAGGGTGAAGGAGGCGGCTCAGCTCTTCACGGAAATGGTTGCGGCACAGGCGACACCAGACAATGTCACCTACACCACACTGATTGATGGGTACTGCCGCGCGGGCAATGTTGAGGAAGCTGTCAAGCTCCGAGGGAGAATGGAGGCCGCAGGGATGCTCCCAGGGGTCGCCACTTACAATGCCATTCTCAGGAAGCTCTGTGAGGATGGCAACATGAAGGAAGTCCATCGGTTGCTTCATGAGATGGACGGGAGGAAGGTGCAGGCTGATCATGTGACCTGCAACACGCTCATCAACGCCTACTGCAAGAGAGGCGACATGACCTCAGCATGCAAGGTCAAGAAAAAGATGATGGAGTCTGGGCTGCAGCTCAATCACTTCACTTACAAGGCTCTCATCCATGGATTCTGCAAGGCCAGGGAGCTTGATGGAGCCAAGGAAGCCTTCTTTCAGATGGTCGATGCAG GTTTTTCACCCAATTATAGCGTATTTTCATGGCTTGTCGACGGTTTCTGCAAGAAGAACAATGCAGATGCAGTGCTAGCCATCCCTGATGAACTTATGAAAAGAGGCCTTCCACCAGATAAAGCGGTATATAGATCTCTGATTCGAAGGCTTTGCAGAAAAGGGCTGGTTGATCAGGCACAAAGAGTATTTGACCAGATGCAAAGCAAAGGCTTAGTCGGTGACAGTCTTGTATATGCCACACTCGCATACACATACCTGACAAAAGGAAACCCAACTGCCGCTTTGAATACCTTGGATGGTATGACAAAGAACCAATTGTACATAACACCCCAGATTTACAACTGCCTGTGTACTTCTTATGCTGATGAGAAGGAAACCCTCAATATGCTGTGGGTTCGTGCTATTGAGAGAGGCCTAATCAAGAAGAGCGTGTACAAACTGATGCACGAAGCAAGGCTGGAATCAACAAAGCTTACAGTTGAGACTGGGTGA
- the LOC100193035 gene encoding uncharacterized protein LOC100193035, whose protein sequence is MPPHATKDPVAAPAAATAAALSRALAAARPFLRGEEAEVDPALPGLAAVLRGAGAGECWHKHGTFLAHLLDVHRILRLWGAPDAVARCGLYHSAYSNSYVNLAIFQPDTGRAHVAAVVGGPAERLVHLFCVVPRQQLVHDDLLFHYSDQDLADDLASSEESVRDARRGVFDDAQPWRRKIQRLLPADGITVKHIRTGEDVSLSRRIAATFLLMTIADFSDQLFDWQDRLFDNSNGRLEFSGNTWTSLWPGTGKPGLWVTSSSRMAALYTLIVREEEIHITQRARDTHGRDEDMDLVIPPVFNGCTRLLNAEDQKVARDLYWEAVCGEEASDWLKVEQLLQQSIAKNPFVGEPHLVLAQVYLNMERYGEAQMQAEEGLRLLLEWGSSWDKRMPWEGWVSWGRAMLTKATDKDWPHTSFGILSLGLVK, encoded by the exons ATGCCACCGCACGCAACCAAGGATCCCGTCGCCGCGCCTGCAGCAGCCACGGCGGCGGCGCTGTCGCGGGCCCTGGCGGCGGCGCGCCCTTTCCTGCGCGGGGAGGAGGCGGAGGTGGACCCGGCGCTGCCTGGCCTCGCCGCCGTGCTGCGCGGCGCGGGCGCCGGCGAGTGCTGGCACAAGCACGGCACGTTCCTGGCGCACCTGCTGGACGTGCACCGGATCCTCCGCCTGTGGGGCGCGCCCGACGCCGTGGCGCGCTGCGGCCTCTACCACTCCGCCTACTCCAACTCCtacgtcaacctggccatcttccAGCCTGACACCGGGCGCGCCCACGTCGCTGCCGTGGTCGGCGGACCCGCGGAGCGCCTTGTCCACCTCTTCTGCGTCGTCCCCAGGCAGCAGCTCGTCCACGACGACCTGCTCTTCCACTACTCCGACCAGGACCTCGCCGACGACCTAGCCAGCTCCGAGGAGTCGGTCCGGGACGCCCGGCGCGGCGTGTTCGACGACGCCCAGCCGTGGCGGCGCAAGATCCAGCGCCTCCTCCCGGCGGACGGCATCACGGTCAAGCACATCAG GACAGGGGAGGATGTGTCACTGTCCAGGCGCATCGCAGCGACGTTCCTCCTGATGACCATAGCCGACTTCAGCGACCAGCTGTTCGACTGGCAGGACCGCCTCTTCGACAACAGCAACGGCCGCCTCGAGTTCAGCGGCAACACCTGGACCTCCCTCTGGCCCGGCACCGGCAAGCCTGGCCTCTGGGTCACCTCTAGCTCCCGCATGGCCGCGCTCTACACCCTCATCGTCCGCGAGGAGGAGATACACATCACGCAGCGAGCGCGAGATACACATGGCCGGGACGAGGACATGGACCTGGTGATCCCCCCGGTGTTCAACGGCTGCACCCGATTGCTCAACGCCGAGGACCAGAAGGTGGCACGAGACCTCTACTGGGAGGCGGTATGCGGCGAGGAGGCGTCGGACTGGCTCAAGGTGGAGCAGCTCCTCCAGCAGAGCATTGCCAAGAACCCGTTTGTGGGGGAACCACACCTGGTGCTTGCCCAGGTGTACCTTAACATGGAGAGGTACGGCGAGGCGCAGATGCAGGCAGAGGAAGGTCTGAGGCTGTTGCTGGAGTGGGGCAGCAGCTGGGACAAGAGGATGCCATGGGAGGGCTGGGTGTCCTGGGGCAGGGCGATGCTGACCAAGGCCACCGACAAGGATTGGCCGCATACCTCATTCGGGATCCTCAGCCTTGGGCTTGTCAAATGA